One window of Ciconia boyciana chromosome 10, ASM3463844v1, whole genome shotgun sequence genomic DNA carries:
- the SH3BP4 gene encoding SH3 domain-binding protein 4: MAAQRIRAANSGGLPRCKSEGTLIDLGEGFAETSLCDVKVPSPSALLVDNPTSFGNAKEVIAIKDYCPTNFTTLKFSKGDHLYVLDTSGGEWWYAHNTTEMGYIPSSYVQPVNYRNSSLTDSGMIDNLLESPDEGVKELDLLGEWTDVKRNSAKTYNNNPFLNGVQTNPFLNGNLQTVPSSDKESNSNVAVDLLLFDTGAPTSAVSSSAANSSLGNIFDEFPSTNRLDLEQPVKRDNPFFRSKRSYSLSELSVLQAKSDTPASSGFFSGLKSPTPEQFQSREDFRTAWLNHRKLARSCHDLDLLGQNPGWGQTQPVETNIVCKLDSSGGAVQLPDTNISIHVPEGHVCPGETQQISMKAMLDPPLELNSDKCSTISPVLQIKLSNMEVKTFIILEMKVSAEVKNDIMSKSLVGLQCLRSDMKEGPYTPMQLSYSYGDTIQVQLENLEPCMYIAAVAQGQNILYPYTVWDYISKKITVGVYGPKHIHPSFKTVVAMFGHECAPKTLLVNEVTRQSHSPAPVALQLWGKHQFALSRPQDLKLCMFSNMTNYEVKASEQAKIVRGFQMKLGKVSRLIFPIASHDPNELSDFTLRIQVKDDKDAILTQFCVQTPQPPPKSAIKPTGQRRFLKKNEVGKIILSPLAATAKYPVFQDRPVLSLKYGKLLKTVVRQSKNHYLLEYKKGDVIALLSEEKIRLKGQLWTKEWYIGYYQGKIGLVHTKNVLVVGKVKPSYFSGPDLTTSLLLEQILRPCKFLTYIYASVRTLLMENLSSWRSFADALGYLNLPLTFFCRAELDSEPERVASVLEKLKEDCNNTENKERKSFQKELMTALLKMDCQGLVVRLIQDFVLLTTAVEVAQRWRELAEKLAKVSKQQMDAYEAPHRDKTGAVDSEAMWKPAYDFLLTWSSQMGDSYRDVIQELHTGLDKMKNPITKRWKHLTGTLILVNSLDMLRAAAFSPQDHEDFAI; encoded by the exons ATGGCGGCGCAGAGGATCCGGGCGGCCAACTCGGGCGGCCTGCCGCGGTGCAAGTCGGAGGGGACGCTCATCGACCTTGGCGAGGGCTTCGCCGAGACCAGCCTCTGCGACGTCAAAG TGCCTTCTCCTAGTGCCTTGCTGGTTGACAATCCCACGTCCTTTGGAAATGCGAAGGAAGTAATAGCAATCAAAGATTACTGTCCGACTAATTTCACCACTTTGAAGTTCTCCAAGGGGGACCACCTTTATGTCTTGGACACATCGGGAGGCGAGTGGTGGTATGCTCACAACACCACGGAAATGGGTTACATCCCTTCCTCCTACGTCCAGCCTGTAAACTACCGCAACTCTTCCTTAACAGACAGTGGGATGATAGACAATCTACTGGAGAGCCCCGATGAGGGGGTCAAGGAGTTAGACCTGCTTGGAGAATGGACTGACGTGAAAAGAAACTCTGCGAAAACCTACAATAACAACCCGTTCTTGAACGGAGTCCAGACGAACCCTTTTCTGAATGGGAATTTGCAAACAGTGCCCAGCTCGGACAAAGAGTCCAACTCCAACGTTGCTGTTGACTTGCTGCTCTTTGACACGGGGGCTCctacttcagctgtttccagttCAGCCGCTAATAGCAGCCTGGGTAACATTTTTGATGAGTTTCCATCCACAAACAGGCTGGATCTGGAACAGCCTGTGAAAAGGGACAATCCCTTCTTCAGAAGTAAACGCTCCTACAGTTTGTCTGAACTGTCCGTTCTTCAAGCCAAGTCGGACACTCCGGCATCGTCAGGTTTCTTCAGCGGTTTGAAGTCTCCCACCCCTGAGCAGTTCCAGAGCCGGGAAGATTTTAGGACGGCATGGCTGAACCACAGGAAGCTGGCTCGGTCTTGCCATGACCTGGATTTGCTTGGTCAAAATCCTGGCTGGGGTCAGACGCAACCGGTGGAGACCAACATTGTCTGCAAGCTGGATAGCTCTGGTGGAGCCGTTCAGCTTCCAGACACCAACATCAGCATCCACGTGCCAGAGGGTCACGTGTGCCCTGGGGAAACGCAGCAGATCTCCATGAAAGCAATGCTGGATCCGCCGCTGGAGCTCAACAGTGACAAGTGCAGCACCATCAGCCCGGTCCTGCAGATCAAACTCAGCAACATGGAGGTGAAAACCTTCATCATCCTGGAGATGAAGGTGTCGGCAGAGGTCAAGAATGACATCATGAGCAAGAGTTTGGTAGGACTGCAGTGCCTGCGGAGCGACATGAAAGAGGGGCCGTACACGCCAATGCAGCTGAGCTATTCGTATGGGGACACGATCCAGGTGCAGCTGGAGAACCTGGAGCCTTGCATGTACATTGCGGCCGTAGCCCAGGGGCAGAACATCCTCTACCCTTACACCGTTTGGGATTACATCAGCAAGAAGATCACGGTTGGAGTCTACGGCCCAAAACACATTCACCCTTCCTTTAAAACCGTCGTGGCCATGTTCGGGCACGAGTGTGCGCCCAAGACTCTCCTGGTGAACGAGGTCACGAGACAGTCCCACAGCCCGGCTCCTGTTGCCCTCCAGCTCTGGGGTAAGCATCAGTTTGCTCTGTCCCGGCCTCAGGACCTCAAGCTCTGCATGTTCTCCAACATGACCAACTACGAGGTGAAAGCTAGCGAGCAAGCCAAAATTGTGCGGGGTTTCCAGATGAAGCTGGGCAAGGTCAGCCGCCTTATCTTCCCTATTGCGTCCCACGACCCCAACGAGCTCTCAGACTTCACGCTAAGGATACAGGTCAAGGATGACAAGGATGCCATTTTGACCCAATTCTGCGTCCAGACGCCGCAACCACCTCCGAAAAGTGCCATCAAACCGACGGGGCAGAGGCGGTTCCTCAAGAAGAACGAGGTCGGAAAGATCATCCTTTCACCTCTGGCTGCCACTGCCAAGTATCCAGTTTTTCAGGACCGGCCGGTGTTGAGCTTGAAGTACGGCAAGCTGCTGAAGACAGTGGTGCGGCAAAGCAAGAACCACTATTTGCTGGAGTACAAGAAAGGAGATGTCATAGCCCTCCTCAGTgaggagaagatcaggttgaAAGGGCAGCTGTGGACCAAGGAGTGGTATATTGGCTACTACCAGGGAAAAATAGGCCTTGTGCACACCAAAAATGTGCTGGTGGTTGGGAAGGTCAAGCCTAGCTACTTCTCTGGGCCAGATCTCACCACCAGCCTGTTGCTTGAGCAGATCCTGAGGCCCTGCAAGTTCCTGACCTACATCTACGCCTCCGTGAGGACTCTGCTCATGGAGAACCTCAGCAGCTGGCGGTCCTTCGCCGATGCACTGGGGTACTTGAACTTGCCGCTCACGTTTTTTTGCCGAGCGGAGTTGGACAGCGAGCCAGAGCGAGTGGCCTCCGTCttggagaagctgaaggaagaCTGCAACAACACCGAGAACAAGGAGAGGAAATCTTTCCAGAAGGAGCTGATGACG GCTCTGCTGAAAATGGACTGCCAGGGGCTGGTCGTCCGGCTCATCCAGGACTTCGTGCTGCTGACCACAGCAGTGGAGGTGGCCCAGCGCTGGAGGGAGCTTGCCGAGAAGCTTGCCAAGGTCTCCAAGCAGCAGATGGATGCTTACGAGGCCCCACACCGGGACAAGACAGGAGCGGTGGACAGCGAG GCCATGTGGAAGCCAGCTTACGATTTCCTTCTCACCTGGAGCAGCCAGATGGGTGACAGCTACCGTGATGTGATCCAGGAGCTGCACACCGGGCTGGACAAGATGAAAAACCCCATCACCAAGCGCTGGAAGCATCTCACCGGCACCCTGATCCTCGTCAACTCCTTGGACATGCTGCGGgcagctgccttcagcccgCAAGACCACGAGGATTTTGCCATCTAG